A genomic stretch from Leptotrichia sp. HSP-536 includes:
- a CDS encoding tetratricopeptide repeat protein, translated as MKKVLIGLFLVASLSVLGEKRVENAKSKQNYRISIDSNYYAVDGSLMTMYSKEKVDFKNKYLAAEKKDDTKKIIELLKKYVEKYPDDAFAYELIGTKYSILMNSKEAEKYYLKAIELGDNIDTGLYSLALLYNDDDALKSLHLTPNEEKEKLKIRDKYKKELSNTSFTYESLKDLRNHKISALIGNAYSIYKLAIYYSSTEDYKLSEKYAKEFLEFDKENIEILNILSNAYIAQKKYAESEKLFLPLAQKGMMQAQYLLALGYYHAGNLKEAEKWAKKTFEKPERKQSDDIEAAKELLNRINSKLKELNKK; from the coding sequence ATGAAAAAAGTTTTAATCGGATTATTTTTAGTGGCAAGTTTAAGTGTTTTGGGTGAAAAAAGAGTAGAAAATGCTAAAAGTAAACAAAATTATAGGATAAGTATTGATAGTAATTATTATGCAGTAGATGGTAGTCTTATGACTATGTATTCAAAAGAAAAAGTTGATTTTAAAAATAAATATCTTGCAGCAGAGAAAAAAGATGATACGAAAAAAATTATTGAATTGTTAAAAAAATATGTTGAAAAATATCCAGATGATGCTTTTGCTTATGAACTGATAGGTACAAAATATTCAATATTAATGAATTCTAAAGAAGCAGAGAAATATTACTTAAAAGCTATAGAATTAGGAGATAATATTGATACAGGCTTATATTCTTTAGCTCTTTTATATAATGATGATGATGCTTTAAAGTCACTTCATCTTACTCCTAATGAAGAAAAGGAAAAACTAAAAATTAGAGATAAATATAAAAAGGAGCTTTCAAACACAAGTTTTACATATGAAAGTCTTAAAGACCTTCGAAATCATAAGATATCAGCATTAATTGGTAATGCGTATTCAATATATAAATTAGCCATTTATTATAGCAGTACAGAAGATTATAAATTATCAGAAAAATATGCAAAAGAATTTTTAGAATTTGATAAGGAAAATATAGAGATTTTAAACATTCTAAGCAACGCATACATTGCTCAGAAAAAATATGCAGAATCTGAAAAACTATTTTTACCACTCGCTCAAAAAGGAATGATGCAGGCACAATACCTTTTAGCACTTGGATATTATCACGCTGGGAATCTTAAGGAAGCAGAAAAATGGGCTAAAAAGACGTTCGAAAAACCTGAAAGAAAACAGTCAGATGATATTGAAGCAGCGAAAGAATTGCTGAATCGAATAAATTCAAAATTAAAAGAATTAAATAAAAAATAA
- a CDS encoding tetratricopeptide repeat protein: MKKVLIGLFLVGSLSVLGAKNTKKSASTKNYTKNVNNQYFVVDGSLMGMYSKEKTEFKNKYMALTEKKDKKNLIALLKEYVKKYPNDAYAYEEIGTDYGILGNQKEEEKYYLKAIELGDNDTGAYSLALLYSDEDSLKLLNLTAKEKNEKKSIVDKYEKQLSDAGFTHDKLKELRSHKQMALIGNAYSIYRLAVHYYGTKNYKMAEKYAKDFLEFDNKNPEILNILKDVSK; this comes from the coding sequence ATGAAAAAAGTTTTAATCGGATTATTTTTGGTAGGAAGTTTAAGTGTTTTAGGTGCAAAAAATACAAAAAAGTCTGCAAGTACTAAAAATTATACTAAAAATGTAAATAATCAATATTTTGTAGTAGATGGTAGCCTTATGGGAATGTATTCAAAAGAAAAAACAGAATTTAAAAATAAATATATGGCTTTAACTGAAAAGAAAGATAAGAAAAATCTAATTGCATTATTAAAAGAATATGTTAAAAAATATCCAAATGATGCTTACGCTTATGAGGAGATAGGAACTGATTATGGTATACTAGGTAATCAAAAAGAGGAAGAAAAGTATTATTTAAAAGCAATTGAGTTAGGAGATAATGACACGGGAGCGTACTCACTGGCTTTATTATACAGTGATGAAGATTCTCTAAAATTATTAAATTTGACTGCTAAAGAGAAAAATGAAAAAAAGAGCATAGTAGACAAATATGAAAAGCAACTCTCAGATGCTGGTTTTACGCATGATAAACTTAAAGAACTTAGAAGCCACAAACAAATGGCATTAATTGGTAATGCTTATTCAATATACCGATTAGCAGTCCATTATTATGGTACTAAAAATTATAAGATGGCAGAAAAATACGCGAAGGATTTTTTAGAATTTGATAATAAAAATCCAGAAATTTTGAATATACTAAAAGATGTTTCAAAATAA
- a CDS encoding tetratricopeptide repeat protein, with the protein MKKFLVGLFLLASLSVLGANVNTERKLSTDREDKFLMLDEVSYVPDYEKFMNTYAKEKDDFRKNFRTMQEKNDNKGLIALMKKYIEKYPDDAYAYEVIGSLYVLENNTKEADKYFSKAIELGDDDTGKYSFVLLYANEKKGAKRKQADKYFEELSKGSYSERGLKELRISKTEALTGNAYAIFRLAAFYYDSEHPRQAEKYAKEFLEFDKEDYFAIQMLSGTYLEQKKYAEAEKFLLPLAKKGNTQAQWFLAMGYFETKKFKEAESWAKKALDGAKKEGSFSKHIEQLLMMLDGELNK; encoded by the coding sequence ATGAAAAAATTTTTAGTTGGACTATTTTTATTAGCAAGTTTAAGTGTTCTAGGTGCAAATGTAAATACCGAACGTAAATTAAGCACTGATAGGGAAGATAAGTTTTTAATGCTGGATGAAGTTAGTTATGTACCAGATTATGAAAAATTTATGAATACTTATGCAAAAGAAAAAGATGATTTTAGAAAAAATTTTCGAACTATGCAGGAAAAAAATGATAATAAAGGTTTAATTGCACTAATGAAAAAATACATTGAAAAATATCCAGATGACGCTTATGCATACGAAGTTATAGGATCATTATATGTTTTAGAGAATAATACAAAGGAAGCTGACAAATATTTTTCAAAAGCTATTGAATTAGGTGATGATGATACTGGTAAATATTCTTTTGTTCTTTTATATGCAAATGAAAAAAAGGGAGCCAAAAGGAAACAGGCTGATAAATATTTTGAAGAATTATCAAAAGGAAGTTATTCAGAAAGAGGGCTTAAGGAACTTAGAATAAGTAAAACCGAAGCATTGACTGGTAATGCTTATGCGATATTTAGACTAGCAGCTTTTTATTATGATTCTGAACATCCTAGACAAGCTGAAAAATATGCAAAAGAGTTTTTAGAATTTGATAAAGAAGATTACTTTGCTATACAAATGCTATCTGGAACGTATTTGGAACAAAAAAAATATGCGGAAGCAGAGAAGTTTCTTTTACCACTTGCGAAAAAAGGAAATACACAAGCACAATGGTTTTTAGCAATGGGATATTTTGAAACTAAGAAATTTAAAGAAGCAGAAAGCTGGGCAAAAAAGGCATTAGATGGAGCTAAAAAAGAAGGTTCTTTTAGTAAACATATAGAACAATTATTAATGATGTTAGATGGAGAATTAAATAAATAA
- the tsf gene encoding translation elongation factor Ts, protein MAITTALIKELRERTGAGMLDCKKALQENDGDIEKAIDWLREKGIAKAAKKSGRVAAEGLVFAAISEDRKKGAILEFNSETDFVAKNDEFKSFGEKLVALTLNHDLTSEDELKAFELEGKTVETHLTELIAKIGENMNVRRLKVVSTDGFIETYIHLGGKIGVLLNVNGEATPENIEKAKGVAMHIAAMDPKYLDKSQVTADDLEREKEIARHQLESEGKPANIIEKILEGKMRKFYEENCLVQQKYVRDDSFTIEKFIAPSTINSFDRFKVGEGIEKEEVDFAAEVAAQISGN, encoded by the coding sequence GTGGCAATTACAACAGCACTTATTAAAGAATTAAGAGAAAGAACAGGAGCAGGAATGCTTGACTGTAAAAAAGCTTTACAAGAAAATGACGGGGACATTGAAAAAGCGATTGACTGGTTAAGAGAAAAAGGGATTGCTAAGGCAGCTAAAAAATCTGGAAGAGTTGCAGCAGAAGGATTGGTATTTGCAGCAATTTCTGAAGATAGAAAAAAAGGTGCTATCTTGGAATTTAACTCTGAAACTGACTTCGTTGCTAAAAATGATGAATTCAAATCTTTTGGAGAAAAATTAGTAGCATTGACTTTAAACCACGATTTGACAAGCGAAGATGAATTAAAAGCATTTGAACTTGAAGGAAAAACTGTTGAAACTCACTTAACAGAATTAATCGCTAAAATTGGTGAAAATATGAATGTAAGAAGACTAAAAGTTGTTTCAACTGACGGATTTATCGAAACTTATATTCACTTAGGCGGAAAAATTGGTGTATTATTAAATGTTAACGGAGAAGCTACTCCTGAAAATATCGAAAAAGCAAAAGGTGTTGCAATGCACATTGCGGCAATGGATCCAAAATACTTAGACAAGTCACAAGTTACAGCTGATGATTTGGAAAGAGAAAAAGAAATCGCAAGACATCAATTGGAATCAGAAGGAAAACCAGCTAATATAATTGAAAAAATATTAGAAGGAAAAATGAGAAAATTCTACGAAGAAAACTGCTTAGTGCAACAAAAATATGTTAGAGATGACAGTTTTACTATCGAAAAATTTATTGCCCCTAGCACAATAAATTCATTTGACAGATTTAAAGTTGGAGAAGGAATTGAAAAAGAAGAAGTAGATTTTGCTGCTGAAGTAGCTGCACAAATTTCTGGGAATTAG
- the pyrH gene encoding UMP kinase: protein MEAPIMLKYKRILLKLSGEALAGNKEFGFSNEVLESFAKQIKDVHEKGVEIAIVIGGGNIFRGISGMEKGFDRVTGDTMGMLATIMNGLALQNSIENLGVPTRVMTALQMPQVAELYIRRKAIRHLEKGRVVIFAGGTSNPYFTTDSSGALRAVEIQADVLAKGTKVDGIYDKDPMKFDDAVRYDTVTFDEAISKNLGVMDTAALSLCRENEMPIVVFNALEEGNILKMAQGDNIGTTVKK, encoded by the coding sequence ATGGAGGCTCCTATAATGCTTAAATATAAAAGAATATTATTAAAACTAAGTGGAGAGGCACTTGCTGGAAATAAGGAATTTGGTTTTTCAAATGAAGTGCTGGAAAGTTTTGCAAAACAAATAAAGGATGTGCATGAAAAAGGTGTAGAAATAGCCATTGTTATCGGTGGTGGAAATATTTTTCGTGGGATAAGCGGGATGGAAAAAGGTTTTGACAGAGTAACTGGAGATACTATGGGAATGCTTGCAACAATCATGAATGGGCTTGCATTGCAAAATTCAATTGAAAATCTGGGAGTACCGACACGTGTTATGACAGCGCTTCAAATGCCGCAAGTTGCCGAGCTTTATATTAGACGTAAAGCAATAAGACATCTGGAAAAGGGAAGAGTCGTTATTTTTGCAGGTGGGACAAGTAATCCATATTTTACAACTGATTCTTCGGGAGCATTGAGAGCTGTGGAAATTCAGGCTGATGTGCTTGCAAAAGGGACAAAAGTTGATGGAATTTACGATAAGGATCCGATGAAATTTGATGATGCTGTAAGATATGACACAGTAACTTTTGACGAAGCTATTTCAAAAAATCTGGGAGTAATGGATACGGCGGCACTTTCACTATGCAGGGAAAATGAAATGCCAATTGTGGTATTCAATGCTTTGGAAGAAGGAAATATACTGAAAATGGCTCAAGGCGATAATATAGGAACAACTGTAAAAAAATAA
- the frr gene encoding ribosome recycling factor yields the protein MLDAILKEVEEKMQKSVENTKTKFSHVRAGRASVSMLDGVTVEAYGSPTPLNQVGTVSAPEARLLVIDPWDKSLIPAIEKTILQANLGFNPSNDGKIIRLVVPELTEDRRKEYVKMVKKEAEEGKVAIRNVRKEVNNKLRKLEKDSEITEDELKSSEEKVQKSTDKFIAQVDDALSKKEKELLTV from the coding sequence ATGTTAGACGCAATTTTAAAAGAAGTTGAAGAAAAAATGCAAAAATCTGTAGAAAATACAAAAACAAAATTTTCTCATGTAAGAGCTGGACGTGCGAGCGTTTCTATGCTTGATGGAGTAACTGTAGAAGCCTACGGTTCGCCAACTCCGCTTAACCAAGTTGGAACAGTTTCAGCTCCAGAAGCAAGATTATTGGTAATCGATCCTTGGGACAAATCATTAATTCCAGCAATTGAAAAGACTATTTTACAGGCAAACTTAGGATTTAATCCGTCAAATGATGGGAAAATCATCAGACTTGTAGTACCAGAACTTACAGAAGACCGTAGAAAAGAATATGTAAAAATGGTAAAAAAAGAAGCTGAAGAAGGAAAAGTTGCAATTAGAAACGTAAGAAAAGAAGTAAACAATAAGTTAAGAAAACTTGAAAAAGATAGCGAAATCACAGAAGATGAATTGAAATCAAGTGAAGAAAAAGTACAAAAATCAACAGATAAATTTATCGCACAAGTTGATGATGCCTTGAGTAAAAAAGAAAAAGAATTGTTGACAGTTTAA
- a CDS encoding HAD family hydrolase, which translates to MKKSIAKKNIIVYDFDRTIYGGETGINFSTFYLKKYPLKSILFLIKYSKDLLFYLIKIINLTTLKERYFEFLETHSREEIEQLVADFWETKKHKIYPWIKSELEKNKKECEMVIVSSASPLFLIEKFLLSLGYDKVFGTNFVNDNKETFIAKIDGENNKGDEKVKKLNEWAKQNDFEYEITEFYSDSLADKPLYDISKKTYWIKNGVKLEGMPPRKTLFDKLFWK; encoded by the coding sequence ATGAAAAAAAGTATTGCAAAAAAAAATATTATAGTTTATGACTTTGACAGAACAATTTATGGTGGAGAAACTGGTATTAATTTTTCCACATTTTATTTAAAAAAGTATCCGTTAAAATCTATTTTATTTTTAATAAAATATTCAAAGGATTTACTTTTTTATCTAATAAAAATAATAAATTTGACTACATTAAAAGAAAGATATTTTGAATTTTTGGAAACTCATTCAAGAGAAGAAATTGAACAATTAGTCGCAGATTTTTGGGAAACAAAAAAACATAAAATTTATCCGTGGATAAAAAGCGAACTGGAAAAAAACAAAAAAGAATGCGAAATGGTTATCGTTTCTTCTGCAAGCCCATTATTTCTAATAGAAAAATTTTTATTGTCACTTGGCTACGACAAGGTCTTTGGTACAAATTTTGTAAACGATAACAAGGAAACTTTCATTGCTAAAATTGATGGGGAAAATAATAAAGGCGATGAAAAAGTAAAGAAATTGAACGAATGGGCAAAACAAAATGATTTTGAATATGAGATTACAGAATTTTATTCTGATAGCTTGGCAGACAAGCCACTTTATGATATTTCCAAAAAAACATACTGGATTAAAAATGGAGTTAAACTGGAAGGAATGCCACCTCGAAAAACATTATTTGATAAATTATTTTGGAAATAA
- the fni gene encoding type 2 isopentenyl-diphosphate Delta-isomerase, producing the protein MKNRKDEHIKYALEHRSEYNSFDDVELIHSSIPKYNLDEIDLSTNFASHDFEFPFFINAITGGSENAKKINQKLAKIASACNLLFVTGSYSAALKNSNDDSFQIVKKENPNLKLATNIGIDKDYTAGITAIKALNPLFLQVHVNLMQELIMPEGSRNFSEWENNLKEFVQNIKIPVILKEVGFGMTEDTIKQGSEIGIKTFDISGRGGTSFAFIENRRRENSLDYLNNWGQTTVSCLLNLKNYVDKVEIIASGGVKNPLDMIKCLVLGAKAVGISRTILELVVKYDVEKVIKIVESWKNECKMIMCALNAKNIQELRNVKYVLYGKTLEFSIQKI; encoded by the coding sequence ATGAAAAATAGAAAAGATGAGCATATTAAATATGCGCTGGAACACAGGAGTGAATATAACAGCTTTGACGATGTTGAACTTATTCATAGTTCCATTCCAAAATATAATCTGGATGAAATTGATTTATCAACTAATTTTGCAAGCCACGATTTTGAATTTCCATTTTTTATTAACGCAATTACAGGCGGAAGTGAAAATGCGAAAAAAATTAATCAAAAACTGGCAAAAATTGCAAGTGCGTGTAATTTATTATTTGTAACAGGTTCATACAGTGCCGCTCTAAAAAATTCCAATGATGATTCATTTCAAATTGTAAAAAAAGAAAATCCTAATTTAAAACTTGCCACAAATATTGGAATTGATAAAGATTACACAGCTGGAATTACCGCTATAAAAGCATTAAATCCGTTATTTTTACAAGTTCACGTAAATCTAATGCAAGAACTGATTATGCCAGAAGGCAGCCGAAACTTTAGCGAGTGGGAAAATAATTTAAAGGAATTTGTTCAAAATATAAAAATTCCAGTTATTTTAAAAGAAGTTGGATTTGGAATGACTGAAGATACGATAAAACAGGGAAGTGAGATAGGAATAAAAACTTTTGACATAAGTGGACGTGGTGGCACAAGTTTTGCCTTTATTGAAAATAGGCGACGTGAAAATAGTCTTGATTACCTGAATAATTGGGGACAAACTACTGTTTCCTGCCTTTTAAATTTAAAAAATTATGTAGACAAAGTGGAAATTATCGCAAGTGGCGGTGTAAAAAATCCGCTGGATATGATAAAATGCTTAGTCTTGGGTGCAAAAGCCGTTGGAATTTCTAGAACGATTTTAGAATTGGTTGTGAAATATGATGTTGAAAAAGTAATCAAAATTGTGGAAAGCTGGAAAAATGAATGTAAAATGATAATGTGTGCCTTAAATGCAAAAAACATTCAAGAATTACGAAATGTAAAATATGTTTTGTACGGAAAAACATTAGAATTTTCTATACAAAAAATTTAA
- a CDS encoding phosphomevalonate kinase: MQKNKIITNQTCGKLYIAGEYSILTAGQSAIIKNINIFMTSKINFADKYTIFSDMFDYAITLEQTAFDKKTSQNFDKNYLLICETISVMTEYLKFQNLEINPFNLEINGKMEIDNKKLGIGSSGSVVVLTIKSILSLYNLKISKEILFKLSSYVLLKRGDNGSMGDIACISYENLIFYKSFDRKKISELMKNETLESVLKTNWNYEISELHFNKNNLNCNFLVGWTREPAISSNLINIVKSSIDENFLKNVENIVQDLRIAINNGDRPMIKKCINENGKLLQNLNENIYSQKLLKLVNSSQKLDICAKSSGAGGGDCGIALSFNKNDTKTIIDRWEKFGIELLYAEKL, encoded by the coding sequence ATGCAAAAAAATAAAATAATAACTAACCAAACTTGCGGAAAGCTCTATATCGCTGGAGAATATTCAATTCTAACAGCTGGACAAAGTGCAATCATAAAAAACATAAACATTTTTATGACTTCAAAAATAAATTTTGCTGATAAATACACAATTTTTTCAGATATGTTTGATTATGCCATAACTCTTGAACAAACGGCTTTCGATAAAAAAACTTCACAAAATTTTGACAAAAATTATTTACTCATCTGTGAAACAATATCCGTTATGACTGAATATTTAAAATTTCAAAACTTGGAAATTAATCCTTTTAATCTGGAAATTAATGGAAAAATGGAAATAGATAACAAAAAACTAGGAATTGGCTCAAGTGGCAGTGTTGTCGTTTTAACAATAAAATCCATTTTAAGTCTCTACAATCTAAAAATTTCAAAGGAAATACTTTTCAAGCTGTCTTCCTATGTTCTGCTAAAACGTGGAGATAACGGCTCTATGGGCGATATAGCCTGCATTTCCTACGAAAACTTAATTTTTTATAAATCTTTCGACAGAAAAAAAATTAGTGAGTTGATGAAAAACGAAACTCTGGAAAGTGTTCTAAAAACTAACTGGAATTACGAAATTTCCGAACTTCATTTTAACAAAAACAACTTAAATTGTAATTTTTTAGTCGGCTGGACAAGGGAACCTGCTATTTCTAGTAATTTAATAAACATTGTAAAAAGTTCCATTGATGAAAACTTTTTAAAAAATGTAGAAAATATCGTACAAGATTTGAGAATTGCCATAAATAATGGAGATAGGCCAATGATAAAAAAATGCATTAATGAAAATGGGAAATTACTTCAAAACTTAAATGAAAATATTTATAGCCAAAAATTATTAAAATTAGTAAATTCTTCTCAAAAACTCGATATTTGTGCCAAAAGCAGCGGTGCTGGAGGCGGAGATTGCGGAATCGCACTTTCCTTTAACAAAAATGATACAAAAACTATTATCGACAGATGGGAAAAATTCGGGATTGAATTGCTCTATGCTGAAAAATTATAA
- a CDS encoding RNA-guided endonuclease TnpB family protein codes for MKYNLAFKYRIYPNKDQKLLINKTFGCVRFVYNTILYTANKIYEETGKNKIITPASLKSENQFLKEVDSLALSNAQLNVRRSFTNFFQKRAKFPKFKSKKTSVKSYTTNCVNNSIRIEENKYLVLPKLKKIKLKYHREIPKDYKIKSVTLTNSNGNYYVSVLTEFEKEIQKMPSNDKVIGLDFSMSELFVSSENQRADYPKYFKMLEKKLKKLQKSLSRKVKFSKNWYKQKAKISKLHEYIKNCRRDFLHKLSKKLSEAYNTVAVEDLNMKGMSQALNFGKSVGDNGWGTFLRMLEYKLIFLGKQFLKIDKWFPSSKICSKCGNVKEELKLSERSYKCECCGIEIDRDYNAALNIKNIGKEMMEY; via the coding sequence ATGAAATATAATTTAGCATTCAAATACAGGATTTATCCAAATAAAGATCAGAAATTATTGATAAACAAGACTTTTGGATGTGTTCGTTTTGTTTACAATACAATTTTGTACACTGCGAATAAAATTTATGAAGAAACTGGAAAAAATAAAATAATTACACCTGCCAGTTTGAAAAGTGAAAACCAATTTTTGAAAGAAGTAGACAGTCTGGCACTTTCAAATGCTCAATTGAATGTAAGACGATCATTTACGAATTTCTTTCAGAAGAGAGCGAAGTTTCCAAAGTTCAAATCTAAAAAGACTAGTGTTAAAAGTTATACGACAAATTGTGTGAATAATTCAATACGAATTGAGGAAAACAAATATTTGGTTTTGCCAAAATTGAAAAAAATTAAATTAAAATATCATAGAGAAATACCGAAGGATTACAAGATAAAGTCAGTAACATTGACAAACAGTAATGGAAATTACTATGTTTCTGTCTTGACGGAATTTGAAAAAGAAATTCAAAAAATGCCAAGTAATGATAAAGTAATTGGACTTGATTTTTCAATGTCTGAATTATTTGTCAGTTCTGAAAACCAAAGGGCTGATTATCCAAAATATTTTAAGATGTTGGAGAAAAAATTGAAAAAATTACAAAAATCATTATCAAGAAAAGTAAAATTTTCTAAAAATTGGTATAAGCAAAAAGCGAAAATATCAAAATTGCATGAATATATCAAAAATTGTCGAAGAGACTTTTTACATAAATTATCGAAAAAATTGTCTGAAGCGTATAATACTGTGGCTGTTGAGGATTTGAATATGAAAGGGATGAGCCAGGCATTAAATTTTGGGAAAAGTGTAGGAGATAATGGGTGGGGAACGTTTTTGAGAATGCTTGAGTATAAACTGATATTTTTAGGGAAACAATTTTTGAAAATAGATAAGTGGTTTCCATCATCGAAAATTTGTAGTAAATGTGGAAATGTTAAAGAGGAACTGAAATTATCAGAAAGAAGTTATAAATGTGAGTGCTGTGGAATTGAAATTGATAGAGATTACAATGCGGCATTGAATATAAAAAACATTGGAAAAGAAATGATGGAATATTAG
- a CDS encoding chorismate mutase, protein MDINKNLDLGKIREKIDKLDSQLVELLEERLHIVQEVAQFKKQTGKKIFDEEREKEVIRKNLKRVKNKELNHYIELILKDIMDSSKEYQKFKIGVSTKYVNDLEFHNKKLGYTGVPGSYAYEVLMNLLKNNKNSNVQNIEENKNIFHFNSHKDLVEAVHTNQIDIAILPIENSIVGEVRDSIDLINTKSIHIIGEVRHKISHNLLGLKGSKIEDIKNVYSHEQAFMQCSEFLSKYEWQLKRMTNTAIGGKYIATKGENKNACIANMKTKEVYDLEVLEKNINNEEENYTRFFVISNEDTVIDGSDKISIITSANNESGALIELLQIFYEYGLNMVNLKSRPRVNKPWEYYFYIDFEGNMADEKVQMALEKIREKSNYLQILGNYKLYNLKI, encoded by the coding sequence ATGGATATAAATAAAAATTTGGATTTGGGAAAAATTCGGGAAAAAATAGACAAACTGGATAGCCAGCTGGTAGAACTGCTTGAAGAAAGACTGCATATTGTGCAGGAAGTGGCACAGTTTAAGAAACAAACTGGGAAAAAGATTTTTGATGAGGAGCGGGAAAAGGAAGTTATTAGAAAAAATCTGAAAAGAGTAAAAAATAAGGAACTGAACCATTATATTGAGTTAATTTTAAAGGATATTATGGATTCGAGCAAAGAGTATCAGAAATTTAAAATAGGAGTTTCAACTAAATATGTGAATGACTTGGAGTTTCACAATAAAAAATTGGGATATACTGGGGTACCAGGTTCCTATGCTTATGAAGTGCTTATGAACTTGCTTAAAAATAATAAAAATTCAAATGTTCAGAATATTGAGGAAAATAAAAATATTTTTCATTTTAATTCGCATAAAGATTTGGTAGAGGCTGTGCATACTAATCAGATTGACATTGCAATATTGCCGATAGAAAATTCTATTGTGGGAGAAGTGCGGGACAGCATTGACCTAATTAATACCAAAAGTATTCATATTATAGGAGAAGTTAGGCACAAAATCTCGCATAATCTTCTTGGATTAAAAGGAAGTAAAATTGAAGATATAAAAAATGTTTATTCACACGAACAGGCATTTATGCAATGCTCTGAATTTTTGTCAAAGTATGAATGGCAATTAAAACGGATGACAAATACTGCAATTGGTGGAAAATATATTGCGACAAAAGGTGAAAATAAAAATGCCTGCATTGCAAATATGAAAACAAAAGAAGTTTATGATTTGGAAGTACTCGAAAAAAATATTAATAATGAAGAGGAAAATTATACGAGATTTTTTGTTATTTCAAATGAGGATACTGTAATTGATGGAAGTGATAAAATTAGCATTATAACAAGTGCAAATAATGAATCTGGAGCTTTGATAGAGCTGTTGCAGATTTTTTACGAATACGGGCTGAATATGGTGAATTTAAAATCACGTCCACGAGTGAATAAGCCTTGGGAATATTATTTTTACATTGACTTTGAAGGAAATATGGCTGACGAAAAAGTGCAGATGGCACTTGAAAAAATAAGAGAAAAATCAAATTATTTACAGATTTTAGGAAATTACAAACTGTATAATCTGAAAATATAG
- a CDS encoding pseudouridine synthase, with product MRLDKFLANSGIGTRKEVKEILKNKKVSVNNVFVKDGKIHVDEEKDIVKYENKIINYKPFVYIMMNKPAGVISATEDSHHKTVIDLLNDEYRTYDIFPVGRLDIDTEGLLLLTNDGILSHNLLSPKKHVDKKYYVKIAKKLNENDIKMLENGIKLEENFVTKKAKVEIISESSNENDCKKSDNLVYIIISEGKFHQVKRMFKAINNEVLYLKRVKMGNLLLDENLELGEYRELTEKELNGLRN from the coding sequence ATGAGATTAGATAAATTTTTGGCAAATTCGGGAATTGGAACGAGAAAAGAAGTTAAGGAAATTTTGAAAAATAAGAAAGTAAGCGTAAATAATGTTTTTGTAAAAGATGGGAAAATTCACGTTGATGAAGAAAAAGATATTGTAAAATATGAAAATAAAATTATAAATTACAAGCCATTTGTCTATATTATGATGAATAAGCCCGCTGGAGTGATTTCTGCAACGGAGGACAGTCACCATAAAACGGTTATTGACTTGTTAAATGATGAATATAGAACTTACGATATTTTTCCAGTCGGACGGCTGGATATTGACACAGAAGGCTTACTTTTGCTTACAAATGACGGAATTTTATCGCACAATCTATTATCGCCTAAAAAACACGTGGACAAAAAATATTATGTGAAAATTGCTAAGAAACTTAATGAAAATGATATAAAAATGTTGGAAAATGGGATAAAACTGGAAGAAAATTTTGTTACGAAAAAAGCGAAAGTTGAAATAATTTCTGAAAGTTCAAATGAAAATGATTGTAAAAAAAGTGATAATTTAGTATATATAATAATTTCTGAAGGGAAATTTCATCAAGTGAAGAGAATGTTTAAAGCTATTAATAATGAAGTTCTTTATTTGAAGCGGGTGAAAATGGGTAATCTTTTGCTGGATGAGAATTTGGAACTTGGAGAATATCGGGAATTGACGGAAAAAGAATTAAATGGCTTGAGAAATTAA